A region of uncultured Desulfobacter sp. DNA encodes the following proteins:
- the trkA gene encoding Trk system potassium transporter TrkA: MKIVIIGAGGVGYNIAGRLALESKNVVVVDVDAQATRKIAEDLDVKVVTGSGSNPDTLKEAGVVGSDILLAVTDSDEINIVSCLIANQISPMTKKLIRLRNEGFVPFHTSLKNEPPNIDNIINPESEVVKTIRKLMTIPGAVDKGEFVNGRVKYVGMRLSDTSPIAGMELADFHHAFGHDRPLIAAIIRGNKVIVPRGKDKPMAGDLIYFVCDTGKLEKTLKVLGITVKPVKRVLIVGGGRIGAKLGHSLEKDNIQVKIIESSMDRCNDLSMQMGKTVVLHGDGGDQKLFMEENISQMDAVVSVTNDDETNILVSLLAKNMGVDNTITRISKASYYPLLSTIGIEKVVSPRVSAVSSILQDIRQGNVISEISIFGELGEFIEAVALASSAITKGPIKDISFPQGTLLVCIIRQDEIIIPMGANRVQAGDRIILFAIQAAVKKLEKMLTVKLGFF, encoded by the coding sequence TTGAAAATAGTGATAATCGGTGCCGGGGGCGTGGGATACAACATCGCCGGCCGTCTGGCCCTTGAAAGCAAGAATGTTGTGGTGGTTGATGTGGATGCACAGGCCACACGAAAAATTGCTGAAGACCTTGATGTCAAGGTCGTAACAGGATCGGGCAGTAACCCGGACACCCTGAAAGAGGCCGGCGTGGTAGGTTCGGATATTCTTCTGGCCGTCACGGACAGCGATGAGATCAATATTGTATCCTGCCTGATTGCCAACCAGATCTCGCCCATGACTAAAAAGCTGATCCGCCTGCGCAATGAAGGATTTGTTCCTTTCCATACCAGTCTTAAAAATGAGCCTCCTAACATCGACAACATCATCAACCCCGAATCCGAGGTTGTTAAAACGATCAGAAAACTGATGACCATTCCAGGTGCCGTTGACAAAGGAGAATTTGTCAACGGACGTGTCAAATATGTCGGCATGCGGCTTTCTGACACATCTCCCATTGCGGGAATGGAGCTGGCCGATTTCCACCATGCGTTTGGTCATGACAGGCCTTTGATTGCCGCGATTATCCGGGGCAATAAAGTCATTGTCCCCCGGGGAAAAGATAAACCCATGGCCGGGGACCTGATCTATTTTGTGTGTGACACCGGAAAACTTGAAAAAACCCTGAAGGTCCTGGGTATAACTGTCAAGCCGGTTAAAAGGGTTCTCATCGTCGGCGGTGGCCGAATCGGCGCCAAACTTGGCCACTCCCTTGAGAAAGACAATATTCAGGTCAAAATCATTGAATCCAGCATGGATCGATGCAACGATCTGTCCATGCAAATGGGAAAGACCGTGGTGCTCCACGGTGACGGCGGAGACCAGAAGCTGTTCATGGAAGAAAATATCAGCCAGATGGATGCTGTTGTCTCGGTAACCAATGATGATGAAACCAACATTCTTGTATCCCTTCTGGCAAAAAACATGGGGGTGGACAACACCATCACCCGTATCAGTAAGGCAAGCTATTATCCGTTACTGTCCACCATAGGCATTGAAAAAGTTGTCAGTCCAAGAGTGTCTGCTGTTTCTTCAATTCTGCAGGATATACGCCAGGGCAATGTGATTTCGGAAATCTCCATTTTCGGTGAACTGGGAGAATTTATTGAAGCAGTTGCCCTGGCATCTTCGGCCATCACAAAAGGTCCCATCAAGGATATATCATTTCCCCAGGGCACCCTTCTGGTATGTATCATACGCCAGGACGAAATTATTATTCCCATGGGGGCAAACCGGGTTCAGGCCGGGGACCGCATCATTTTATTCGCGATCCAGGCCGCAGTTAAAAAACTTGAAAAAATGCTTACCGTAAAACTTGGTTTTTTCTGA